Proteins from a single region of Pseudopedobacter saltans DSM 12145:
- a CDS encoding carbonic anhydrase — MVETNHITYESLLSGNKEWVAKTLKEDPNYFDRLAAGQKPPVLWIGCSDSRVPANQVTGTLPGEIFVHRNVANVIAHNDLNMLSVLDYAVNVLKVNHVIINGHYGCGGVAAAMSDKQFGLIDNWLRSIKDVYRLHKKEVDAIEDEEAKIRRMVDLNVIEGVHKLSATAIVQNAWAQGQDLQLHGWVLDLKTGLINDLKVTCSSNAAFDKVFKIA; from the coding sequence ATGGTTGAAACAAATCATATAACATACGAATCGCTATTATCAGGAAATAAAGAATGGGTTGCAAAGACCTTAAAGGAAGATCCTAATTATTTTGACAGATTAGCCGCAGGGCAAAAACCACCGGTATTATGGATTGGCTGTTCAGATAGCCGCGTACCTGCAAATCAGGTTACAGGTACGCTTCCGGGAGAAATATTTGTACATAGAAATGTTGCAAATGTTATTGCTCATAACGATTTAAACATGCTAAGTGTATTGGATTACGCTGTTAACGTTTTAAAAGTTAATCACGTTATTATCAACGGTCATTATGGATGCGGCGGTGTAGCTGCAGCCATGTCCGATAAACAGTTCGGCTTAATTGACAACTGGCTAAGGAGTATTAAAGATGTATACAGATTGCATAAAAAAGAAGTAGATGCGATTGAAGACGAGGAAGCCAAAATAAGGAGGATGGTTGATTTAAATGTAATAGAGGGTGTACATAAATTAAGTGCTACTGCCATTGTACAAAATGCATGGGCACAAGGTCAGGATCTTCAATTACATGGGTGGGTTCTTGATTTAAAAACGGGACTTATTAATGATTTGAAAGTAACCTGTAGCAGTAATGCCGCTTTCGACAAAGTTTTTAAAATTGCTTAG
- a CDS encoding SulP family inorganic anion transporter: MKKEKDSLFPTFNISKYLNPGTMKKDLTSSIVVFLVALPLCLGIALASGAPLFAGLLTGVIGGIVVASFSGSQLSVSGPAAGLTVIVVNAITQLGAFETFLLAVVIAGMFQIILGLARAGTIGNYFPSSVIEGMLAAIGIILILKQIPHALGYDISYFADENTSIEKQGALEAIVTAFQNFQTGALIITLVSLVVLIFWPKLKKLSAIPAPLIVVVLGVLLAQLFSKSDYALTSEHLVQIPIVSSFGEFVGLFTFPKFSQILNPDVWTVAITIAVVASLETLLSIEAVDKIDKQKRVSPTNRELIAQGIGNSVSGLLGGLPLTSVIVRSSANVNSGGQTKLSAIFHGILLLVALLAIPSIINMIPLACLAAILLFTGYKLANILLFKKMWKHGKDQFIPFSVTVLAIVFTDLLMGVAIGMLIGVFYLLRANMRNPYFYKLENEGKQKTLKLRLSEEVSFLNKGAIRYTLTHIPQGAKVIIDGSNSKYIDRDVLEIIENFHQNAYKNKIEVDLINIKPIYQLPKLDEVVPNRNELKEVLEQ, encoded by the coding sequence ATGAAAAAAGAAAAAGATTCGTTATTTCCAACGTTTAATATATCCAAATATTTAAACCCTGGAACAATGAAAAAAGACTTGACTTCAAGTATAGTAGTCTTTTTAGTTGCGCTGCCCTTATGTCTGGGGATAGCTCTTGCTTCGGGGGCGCCATTATTTGCAGGATTGTTAACAGGTGTTATCGGAGGAATTGTAGTAGCTTCTTTTAGTGGATCTCAATTGAGCGTAAGCGGACCTGCCGCTGGGCTAACTGTAATTGTTGTAAACGCAATTACCCAATTAGGGGCCTTTGAAACTTTCCTGTTAGCTGTCGTTATTGCCGGTATGTTTCAGATTATACTCGGACTTGCCCGGGCAGGAACGATAGGAAATTATTTCCCTTCTTCCGTTATAGAAGGTATGTTGGCAGCAATAGGTATTATTCTTATTCTAAAGCAGATTCCACATGCCTTGGGTTATGATATCAGCTATTTTGCGGATGAAAATACATCTATAGAGAAACAAGGGGCCTTAGAAGCCATAGTAACCGCTTTTCAGAACTTTCAGACGGGCGCATTAATTATTACCCTGGTTTCTTTAGTTGTTTTAATTTTTTGGCCAAAGCTTAAAAAGTTAAGTGCAATTCCTGCACCTCTGATTGTTGTTGTATTAGGGGTGCTATTAGCTCAGTTATTCAGTAAATCTGATTATGCATTAACCTCCGAGCATTTGGTTCAAATACCTATTGTGTCCAGTTTTGGAGAATTTGTTGGGCTTTTTACTTTCCCTAAATTTTCACAAATCTTAAATCCGGATGTATGGACAGTAGCAATTACAATAGCTGTTGTAGCGTCATTAGAAACTCTCCTGAGTATCGAGGCGGTTGATAAAATTGACAAACAAAAAAGAGTTTCTCCAACCAACAGAGAATTAATTGCACAGGGAATTGGTAATAGTGTTAGTGGGTTACTTGGTGGATTACCACTTACTTCTGTTATTGTACGTTCATCTGCAAATGTAAATTCGGGAGGACAAACCAAACTTTCAGCAATTTTTCACGGAATCTTGCTTTTGGTTGCCTTACTTGCTATTCCCTCGATTATCAACATGATTCCATTAGCTTGTTTGGCCGCTATATTACTGTTTACCGGTTATAAACTGGCGAATATTTTACTGTTTAAAAAAATGTGGAAACATGGAAAAGACCAGTTTATTCCCTTCTCTGTTACAGTTTTAGCTATCGTATTTACCGATCTTCTAATGGGTGTAGCCATCGGAATGCTTATAGGAGTTTTTTATTTGTTAAGAGCGAATATGAGAAATCCGTATTTTTACAAACTGGAAAATGAAGGTAAGCAGAAAACACTCAAGCTTAGATTATCAGAAGAAGTTTCATTCCTTAACAAAGGGGCGATACGATATACCTTAACTCACATACCTCAGGGCGCAAAAGTGATAATCGACGGTTCCAACTCTAAATATATCGACAGAGATGTATTAGAAATTATCGAAAACTTCCATCAAAACGCATATAAAAACAAGATAGAAGTTGATCTGATTAACATCAAACCAATTTATCAGCTACCAAAATTAGATGAGGTGGTACCAAACAGAAATGAATTAAAAGAAGTTTTAGAACAATAA
- the ccoN gene encoding cytochrome-c oxidase, cbb3-type subunit I, producing MQPDKFYYDNKIVRDFAIATMVWGIIGMLVGVLAATQLFNPAANLGSQYTTFGRIRPLHTNAVIFAFVGNAIFMGVYYSLQRLLKARMFSDVLSKIHFWGWQLVILLAAVTLPLGLTTSHEYAELEWPIDILLTLVWVTFGINMFGTIFKRREKHLYVAIWFYIATFVTVAVLHIVNSIQIPVSAFKSYYLYAGVQDALVQWWYGHNAVAFFLTTPYLGLMYYFLPKMANRPIYSYKLSILHFWSLIFIYIWAGPHHLLYTSLPGWAQSLGVAFSVMLIAPSWGGMINGLLTLRGAWDKVRDNVTLKFMVVALTCYGMATFEGPLLSLKEVNAIGHFTDWIVAHVHVGALGWNGFLTFGVMYWLIPRIYKTELYSKKLASTHFWIGTLGILFYAIPMYWSGFTQGLMWKEFTEEGMLKYPGFIETTLRIIPMHMLRALGGVMYLSGVIIMAYNLVKTAKSGNLVQQEYAEALPLVEENPKGETAHKKLERKPIAMLIISLVVILIGGVVEMVPTFFISSNVPTISSVKPYTALEIQGRDLYIKEGCVNCHSQTVRPFRSETERYGEYSKAGEFVYDHPFLWGSKRTGPDLHRVGGKYSHAWHYNHLIDPASMTPGSIMPSYEWLAEQEIDTTTTAPKIKALRRIGVPYEEGFEKIANQDLLKQAEKIAAGLKADNIEVSPTSEMVAIIAYLQRLGVDIKAEKKN from the coding sequence ATGCAACCTGACAAATTTTATTACGACAACAAAATTGTAAGGGATTTTGCCATTGCCACAATGGTTTGGGGGATTATTGGTATGCTTGTAGGGGTACTTGCAGCAACTCAATTATTCAATCCAGCGGCAAATTTAGGATCCCAATACACAACTTTTGGTAGAATCAGACCATTACATACAAATGCTGTGATTTTTGCATTTGTGGGTAACGCAATCTTTATGGGAGTTTATTATTCTCTGCAAAGATTGTTAAAAGCAAGGATGTTTAGTGACGTTTTAAGTAAGATCCATTTTTGGGGTTGGCAACTTGTTATCCTCTTAGCTGCTGTTACATTGCCTTTAGGATTGACCACTTCGCATGAATATGCTGAGTTAGAATGGCCGATAGATATTTTATTGACCTTAGTGTGGGTAACTTTCGGTATAAACATGTTTGGAACTATTTTTAAACGTAGAGAAAAACATTTGTATGTAGCTATTTGGTTCTATATCGCAACATTTGTTACCGTAGCTGTTTTGCATATTGTGAACTCAATTCAAATTCCGGTATCAGCTTTCAAAAGTTATTATTTATACGCAGGAGTGCAGGATGCATTGGTACAATGGTGGTATGGACATAATGCGGTAGCATTTTTCTTAACAACACCTTATTTGGGTCTTATGTATTATTTCCTGCCGAAAATGGCAAATAGACCTATTTATTCATATAAATTAAGTATACTACACTTTTGGTCTTTGATATTCATTTATATCTGGGCAGGGCCACACCACTTATTATATACTTCGTTGCCAGGATGGGCGCAGTCTTTAGGCGTTGCATTTTCTGTGATGTTAATTGCACCGAGTTGGGGAGGTATGATTAATGGGTTATTAACTTTAAGAGGTGCATGGGATAAAGTGAGAGATAATGTAACCTTAAAATTTATGGTTGTTGCGCTTACTTGTTATGGTATGGCAACTTTCGAAGGTCCCTTACTTTCATTGAAAGAGGTAAATGCCATAGGTCACTTTACAGATTGGATTGTAGCTCACGTACATGTTGGCGCCTTGGGTTGGAATGGATTTTTAACCTTTGGCGTAATGTATTGGTTAATACCTAGAATTTATAAGACAGAGCTTTATTCTAAAAAATTAGCATCTACCCACTTCTGGATTGGCACACTGGGTATCCTTTTTTATGCTATTCCAATGTATTGGAGTGGTTTTACCCAAGGCTTAATGTGGAAGGAATTCACTGAAGAGGGTATGCTTAAGTATCCGGGATTCATTGAAACTACTTTGAGAATTATTCCAATGCATATGTTAAGAGCTTTAGGAGGAGTAATGTATCTAAGTGGTGTGATTATAATGGCTTATAACCTGGTTAAAACTGCAAAATCTGGAAATCTGGTTCAACAAGAGTATGCAGAAGCGTTACCGTTGGTGGAAGAGAATCCTAAAGGCGAAACTGCACATAAAAAACTAGAGCGTAAACCAATTGCGATGTTGATAATTAGCTTGGTGGTTATTTTAATCGGTGGAGTAGTAGAGATGGTACCTACCTTCTTTATCAGTTCCAACGTACCAACTATCTCAAGTGTAAAGCCTTATACAGCTTTAGAAATTCAAGGCCGTGATTTATATATTAAAGAGGGCTGTGTGAACTGTCACTCCCAAACGGTGAGACCTTTTAGAAGTGAAACAGAAAGGTACGGAGAATACAGTAAAGCTGGAGAATTTGTCTATGACCATCCGTTCCTATGGGGCTCTAAACGTACCGGACCGGATTTGCATAGGGTAGGAGGTAAATATAGTCATGCATGGCATTATAATCACTTAATAGATCCAGCTAGCATGACCCCTGGTAGTATCATGCCTTCTTATGAATGGTTGGCTGAACAGGAAATCGATACAACTACAACGGCTCCTAAAATTAAAGCACTTAGAAGAATTGGAGTCCCATACGAGGAGGGTTTTGAGAAAATTGCAAATCAGGACTTATTGAAGCAGGCTGAAAAAATTGCTGCGGGATTAAAAGCAGACAATATCGAAGTGTCTCCGACATCAGAAATGGTTGCAATAATTGCTTACCTGCAAAGATTGGGAGTAGATATTAAAGCAGAAAAGAAAAATTAG
- a CDS encoding cbb3-type cytochrome c oxidase N-terminal domain-containing protein: protein MKKLSSIFLLSALTLSAGNAFAEEEVKMATTELMNYIGVAAIISTLVLVLIVCLVLLKTFRVMASILLKDVKVSEVSPIQEQSSVQAVQEKRTFWQKVLSLRPLSEEKDLVIEHEFDGIRELDNPTPGWFMYLFYATIIFAVVYLLNFHVFKLGKLQDEEYVAEMEQAEAAKEAFLAKSANRVDETTVTYSNDPAVISAGQAIFNKNCVACHGDKAQGTVGPNLTDDYWLHGGTIKNIFKTIKYGVPDKGMISWEKQLTPKEIAEVSTYIKSLRGSNPSGAKEPQGVEDKGEELAGDAAAQTETVKEI, encoded by the coding sequence ATGAAAAAATTAAGTTCAATATTTTTACTGTCAGCGTTAACTCTTAGTGCGGGAAATGCATTTGCAGAGGAAGAAGTGAAGATGGCAACAACGGAGTTGATGAACTATATAGGAGTGGCAGCGATTATTTCGACACTAGTGTTGGTGTTGATTGTTTGCCTTGTGTTATTGAAAACTTTCAGGGTGATGGCATCTATTTTATTGAAGGATGTAAAAGTGTCTGAAGTGAGTCCTATTCAAGAGCAATCATCGGTACAAGCAGTGCAGGAAAAACGTACTTTTTGGCAAAAAGTACTTTCTTTGAGACCATTGTCAGAAGAAAAGGATTTGGTAATAGAACACGAGTTTGATGGAATCAGAGAGCTGGATAATCCGACACCAGGGTGGTTTATGTATTTGTTCTATGCTACTATCATATTTGCAGTTGTTTATCTGTTAAATTTCCATGTGTTTAAATTAGGTAAGTTGCAGGATGAGGAATACGTTGCAGAAATGGAGCAGGCGGAAGCTGCTAAAGAGGCTTTTCTGGCTAAATCTGCTAACAGGGTAGACGAAACAACCGTTACTTATTCGAATGATCCGGCGGTTATAAGTGCAGGGCAGGCCATTTTTAATAAAAATTGTGTAGCCTGTCACGGAGATAAAGCACAAGGCACCGTTGGACCGAATCTTACAGACGATTACTGGTTACATGGGGGAACAATAAAAAATATCTTTAAAACCATTAAATATGGTGTTCCTGATAAAGGTATGATTTCGTGGGAAAAGCAATTGACTCCTAAAGAAATAGCCGAAGTGTCAACTTATATAAAATCTCTTAGAGGATCTAACCCAAGCGGAGCGAAAGAGCCTCAGGGAGTGGAAGATAAGGGTGAGGAACTTGCCGGTGATGCAGCTGCACAGACAGAAACCGTAAAAGAAATATGA